GGTCCCGACGGAAAGCAGATCGGGATCGTGAGCCTCGAGGAAGCGTTGCGGCAGGCCGAGGCGGCGCAGCTCGACCTCGTCGAGGTGGCACCCAACGCGAAGCCGCCGGTTTGCCGGCTTCTCGATTACGGCAAGTTCAAGTACCAGGAGCACAAAAAAGAGGTCGAGGCCCGCAAAAAGCAGTCGGTCACGAGCGTCAAGGAGCTCCGGCTCGGTTACCGCACCGACACGCACGACCTCGAGCGGCAAATCCAGAAGGCGCGCGAATTCCTCGAGCAGGGAGATCGCGTGAAGTTCTCGCTCCGGTTTCGCGGCAGGGAGCTCGCCTACCAGGACCTCGGCCGGGAAAAGCTCCTGGCCGTGTGCGAGGCGCTCAAGGACATCGCCCAGGTCGACGGTACCCCGAAGATGGAGGGACGGATGATGGGCGTCGTCCTCGCACCGCTCAAGAAAAAAGGCGCGGCGAAGCCCAAGCAAGCCGAACCCGCCGCGGAGAGCGCACCCGGGGAAGCGCGCCCCTCAGGCCCTGGGGGGTAGGACCTTCACCTTCCTGCCGCGGATCTCCAGTCGCCCCTCGGCCCAGAGCCGCACGGCCTCGGGGTAGAGTTCCTGCTCGAGGAGACGCACCCGGGCCGCGAGCGTTTCGGGAGTGTCGTCCTCGAGCACCGGGACCGTACCCTGGAAGACGATCGGCCCGTGGTCGTACTCCTCGTCGGCGAAGTGCACGGTGCAACCCGTCACCCGCACCCCCGCCTCGAGCACGGCGCGGTGCACGCGGTCCCCGTAGAAGCCCTTTCCGCTGAAGGCCGGCACGAGCGCGGGGTGTACGTTGAGCACGCGGCCTTCGTAGCGGCGGCGAAGCTGGAACGGAGAAAGGAATCCGGCCAGGAGCACGAGGTCGAACTCGAATCGGGCGAGTTCCGCGTGGAGCGCGTCGTTGAACTCGTCGACGCCGGCGTACCGCTTGCGCGGGACGACCCGCACGGGAATGCCGGCCGCCCGGGCCCGTTCGATCCCGTAGGCGTCTTCTCGAGAGGAAACGACCACGACGACGCGAGCCGCGAGGCGCCCGGCCCGGATTCGGTCGAGGAAGTTCTGGAGCGTGGTGCCGCTGCCGGAAAGCAACACGGCCAGCCTGACCGCTTCCGAACCCGCCATGCTGCGAGCCTAAACACGAGGATCGCCCCGCGGGCAAGAACCCGGGTGGCTCTTGCGGAAGCGTTCTGGTAAACCCGCGCGGCGGTGACCTTTTCCGAGATCTTCGACGTCCTCCTCGTGCCCCGAGAAAACGGGTCGGCAGCGCTGGGCGAGACGGCGCGCTGGCTCTACGAGACAGGGCGCGCTTTCGGGGCGCACGTGGAGCTCCAACCGTTTCTCTGCCGGCCCTACGTGCACCGCGCCGCGGGCTGGGGTGCGCTGGTCTGCGGGCTCGCCACGCTCGCGGCCGCCTCGAGAAAACGCTTCGGCTGGTCTTTCCTCCTCGCCTTGCTTCTCCCGCTCTACCTCTTTCTCGAGGTGGAAGCAGGGCTCGGGCCCTCGGCCCTGCTCGGGACGGTGGAGCAGGAGAACGTCGTGCTGCGCTACGAGGCACCGGAGCCGGAGCAGAAGGTCGTCCTGGGCGCTCACTACGACACGAAGACGGACCTCTTCGACCACGCCGCCCGCGCGCCGGTGCAGTTCCTGCTCGTACCCGCCTGCGTCCTCGCCCTGCTCGTCGCGGCGAGCGGCTGGCGGCGGGTGCGCAAAGGGCTCTCGGTCCGGGGGCCGCTTGCTCTGTCCGTGCTGGTGGCCGCGTACGACGTCGCGTTGTTTCTCGTGCTCTCGGGCGGAAGCTTCGTCGCCCGTCGCAGCCCCGGGGCGCTCGACGACGGGAGCTCGGTGGCTCTGCTCCTGAGACTCGCGGAAAAGCTCGGTCGCGGGGAGATTCCCCTCGAGCGGACGAGCGTGGACATCGTGTTCTTTTCCGGCGAGGAGGTCGGTCTCCAGGGATCGAAAGCTTACGTCGAACGGCTCCGCGAGCCTCTCCCCTTCGTTTTCGTCAACGCGGAGGCGCTCGGAGCCGGGCCGAGGCTCCGTTTCTTCACGTCCGACCGATCGGCGCTCCGCCGCTACGACGCCTGGATGCCGCTCGCCCGCAAGCTCGACACCGCCGCGCGGCGTGCGCTCGGAAGACCGCTCGAACCCGACGCGCTCCCCGTCACGACGGACACCCGGTCTTTTCTCGAGGCCGGCGTGCCCGCCGTCACGATCTCGTCCTACGACGCCGATCGCTGGCTCCGCGGCCTCCACTCGGCACGGGACGACCGCGAACGCATCCAGCTCGCGAGCCTCGAACGGACGCTGCGGTTCTACGAAGAGGCCCTGCGGGTGCTCGACGACACTACTTTTGCTGCATGGGCACACCGCAGCAACAAATCGTCCCGCTGCCACCCTTTGTGACGATCACCTGCGCTCCGCATTTCGTGCAGACGTAGATCTTGCCGATCTGGTTCGGCATGGCTCGCTACCTCCCCGGCCGCCTCCTCAAGCTCCGACGAAGCGCGGGCGGCGGCCGCTCATGAACGAACGAATGCCCTCTTTCCTGTCGCGGGTGGTCTGGAGGAGAACGTAAAGGTCGTCCTCGAGCCGCAACCCCTGCTCCAGGGTGAGTTCGAGGCCGCGGTAGACGGCTTCCTTGGCGAGCCGCAGAGCGAGCGGCGCCTTCGCCGAGAGTTCGGACACGAGCCGCCGGACTTCCCCTCGCAGAGCGGAGGCGCGACAGACCCGGCTCACGAGCCCCGCCCGAAGCGCCTCGGCCGCCCCGACGGGCCGCTCGCGCAGCATCATGCCGAGCGCTCGGCTCGGGCCGACGAGCCGCACGAGCCTCTGGATCGCTCCGAACCCGAGACCCCCGGCGTCTCCCGGACCGGGAAAGAAAAAGCGTGCATCCGCGGACGCTACGCGCAGGTCGCAAGCCAGCGCGAGCTCGCACCCCCGGGCCGCGGTCCTGCCTCGCAGCACGGCGAGCACGGGCTGGGGAAGGGAGGCCACGGCACGCACGCAATCCACGAACCGCCTCTCGGACTCCTCGATCCCGAGGCAAAAATCGCGCGCGGACGGCATCAAGACGACCACGCAGAGCTCCGGGCGAAACCGCAGCTCCTCGGCCTCGTCCGAGAGCCGCTGCGCGTCCGCCTCGGAAAGCCGCTCGGGGAGTCGCAGCCAGACGGCTTTCCCACGGTCTTCCCTCGCGATCCCCGAAGAACGAGCTCCGCGCCCTCCCCGCTTCATCGGCCGGCAGCGTTTCGTTCGGCGAGCGCCCGCAACTCCCGGCGCAGGAGCTTGCCGAGAGGACTTTTGGGAAGCTCGGGAACGAGGAAAACGAGCTCGGGCTTCTTGAAGGACGCGAGCCGAGCCCGACAGAACTCCTGCAGCTCCTCGGGCGTGACGCGGGCACCGGGCTTCGGGACGACGAAGGCCACGACCTTCTGCCCCCATTCCACGTCCGGGACGCCGACCACGGCAGCTTCGTCGACGGCGGGGTGGGACCCGAGAACGGCTTCCACCTCCGCGGGGGCGATGTTCTCCCCGCCACGGATGATGATGTCGTCCTTCCGTCCCGCGAGGTAGAGGTAGCCCTCGTCGTCCACCCAGGCCATGTCGCGGGTGGGAAGCCATCCCCCTTCTCTCAGGGGAGAATCGGCACCCGCGTAGCCTTTCATGACGCGCGGCGTCCGAACCCAGAGCTCCCCCACCGTGCCGGGCGGCACCTCCTTCCCTTCCTCGTCGACGATCCGCACCTCCACGTCCGGCAGCGGCCGGCCGATCGAGGAGAGCCGCCGGAGTTTTCTCTCGATTTCTTCGGGCGTTCCCTCGAGCCGATGGTCCTCGGGCCCGAGAAGCGTGAGCGTCGACGTCGTTTCCGTCTGCCCGAAGGCGTTCACGAACCCCACGGTCTTCGGAAAGCGCTCGATGGCCTCGCGGATCACCGGGAGCGGCATCGGGGCACCGCCGTACGAGAGGACCTCGAGGCTCCGGAGGTCGGCGCGGTCGAACTCCGGGTGGCCGAGAATCTGCTTGAGCATCGTCGGGACGACGAAGGCGTGGGTCACGCGAAAGCGCGTCACGGCATCGAGCCAGCTTTTGGGTTCGAACTGCGGGAGAAGGACGAGGCGCCGGCCCGTGAAGAGCGTCGTCATGACGTTCGTCATTCCGGCGATGTGGTAGAGGGGGACGCAGAGGAGAGCCGTCCCTCTGGGCGTGCCGTCGGCGAGCTCGACGTTGTTGCAGACGTAGACGGTGAAGTCCCCGTAGGTCAGGAGCACGGCCTTGGGCATGGCCGTGGTACCGCTCGTGTACATGAGAACCGTCGTCTCCTCGTCTTCCACGTCCACTTCGGTGAACTCCGGGGACGCCGCCGCCACCATGTCTTCCAGGCCGGGAAACTCGCCCTCGGGGGATTCCAGGCAGACGATCTTTCGCACGCCAGAAATCTGTTCGCGGAGAGAGCGCACCACGGGGAGATAACGCGCGCCCACGAGGAGCACGGCCGTGCGGGCCGCCTCGATCATGTAGCGAAGCTCGGGGGGCTTGGCCCGGTAGTTCAGCGGAAGGAAGACGCCGCCGAGAGCAGCGGTCGCGAAATACGCCTCGACGTACTGGTGGGAGTTCGTCTGGAGGACGGCCACCGTGTCGCCCCGGCCCACGCCGAGCTCGCGTAGAGCGTTGGCCGTGCGCCGGATGCGCTCCCAGAGTTTTCCGTAAGTCAGGCGTACGGACCCGGAGACCAGGATTTCCTGGTCGGGAAACATCTGGGCCGGGATGCTGACGAAGTTCGACGTGTTCACGAGGGTTTCCTCCGGTCACCAAGGTGCGCCGCGTGTTCGGGAACGGCACCGGCGGTCATCGAGGACGTCCGACCGGCGGGTTCCCGCCCCGCCCCCGGACGCGACGGAGCGCGTCCCTCCGCGTGGACGTGTTCGCGAACGGTCCCGGCGGTCCTGAACGACATCCGACGGGCGCGTCCCCCCGCCCCTGGACGCGACGGAGCGCGTCCCTCCGCGTGGACGTGTTCGCGAACGGTCCCGGCGGTCCTGAACGGCATCCGACGGGCGCGTCCCCCCGCCCCGGACGCGACGGAGCGCGTCCCTCCGCGTGGACGTGTTCGCGAACGGTCCCGGCGGTCGTGAACGGCATCCGACGGGCGCGTCCCCCCGCCCCGGACGCGACGGAGCGCGTCCCTCCGGACGCGTTTCGCCCGACGAAGTCCTGCGAGGCGCGCAGCGCTTGCTTGAGCCGACGCCGAGCCGTGCGATCGAGTCGGGCGAAGGAGCGAGCCATCCCGAGGGCCACCGCGTCGAGTCGCTCGCGGGAAACGACGCGCTCGAGGAGTCCCGCCCGCCGGAGCTCCTCCGCGGAAAGCCACCGGCCCGTGAGAATCCAGTCGAGCGCGTATCCGAGCCCCGCTTTCCGCGGGAGGGTCTGGGTTCCACCGACCCCGGGGATCAGACCGAGTCCGGTCTCGGGGAAGCGAAAGCGCGCATCGCGGCTCGCGATACAGACATCGCAGAGAAGGGCCATCTCCCAGCCACCACCCAGGACGTAGCCGTGCACCGCGGCCACCGTGAGTGCGTCGAGCCCGAGAAGGACCCCCCACACGTCCCGCTCCCGCCGCACGCTCCGCGCCACGAGCGGAGACGGGGCCGAACCGAACTCCCGGAGGTCGCCCCCGCTCGAGAACGACGGCCCGTTCCCGCGGAGCACGAGCACGCGCACTTCCGTGTCGTCCCGGACGGCGGTGAACGCTTCGTAGAGCGCGTCCCTCATCCGGACGTCGTACGCGTTGTGAACCTCGGGCCGGTTCAGGCTCACGACGGCAATCGGCCCCCGTTTCTCGTAGAGGGCGGCGGCAGGAAACTCTCTTCGCGTCACGAAGCGCCGCTCAATCCGAGGAGGGAAGCGGCTTGGCTTCTTTGAGCTTCATCTCCTCGTCGCAGCACACGAGCGTCCCGGGGCCGGGCTTGTTGCAGAGCGCCTCCGTCCCGCACTTCTCGCAGTAGTACCGCTTACCGAGTTGCGTCGGCATCGTCTTTCCGTCCCTCCGTTGTCGTTTTTCGAAAAGGCGGGGGAACGACCGTCGCCTTCCGCCCTTCGAGGTCGAGCTCCGTACCGGGAGCCGCGAATTCCCGCCGGACGTATCCCATGCCGAGCGTGCTCTTCACGAGTGGAGAGAACGCGGAGCTCGTCACGAAACCCACCTCTTTTCCGCCGCACGCGAGCGGTGTCCGGGGTGGCACGGGCTCCCCGTCGAAAACGAAAAGCACCCGCAGCCGGTTCACGTGCCCCCGGGCCGCGATCCGCTCGACGACCTCCTGTCCCACGTAGCACCCTTTCCGGAAGCTCACCGCGTCCTCGAGACCCACTTCCATGAGCAGTGTCGTCTCGTCCATGTCGCGTCCGAGAAGCGGCACCCCGGCCTCGAGCCTGAGCACGTCGAGTGCCAGCGCGCCCACGGGGACCGCTCCCTTTTCGCACAGAACGTCCCAGAGCCCCCGGTCCTCCACCCGGAGGAGCAAACCGGGCTCTCCGGAGAGCGAAGCCGTGACCCACTCGGCGGGGTACCCCGCGATCCGGCCGCTGCCGAGAACGAGACTCCCGGGCAGCTCGAAACCGAGGGCTTCGAGGAAGCGCGGAAGCTCCCGCCCCTCGAGGCCCAAAAGCGCCCCCTCGACTTCCTCGAGCTCCACGTCGTCGGCGACGACGTGCCGTTCGAGCGTCTCGCGCCCCCGACCGGCACCCGAAGCCGGGAAATCGAGCAGGAACGAGTCTTCCCCCGCGTAGATCCGCAGATCCGTCACGACCTTTCCCTGCACGGTGAGGATGGCCGCAGGGAGCCCGCGGCCCCGCACGAGACCTCGCACGTCGTTCGTCACCATCCCCTGTAGAAAAGCCTCTCGATCGGCGCCGTACACGCGGACCCAGCGGCGGAAAGACGCCGGGAAGACCCCGACGCCCTCCCGGACCGCACGCCACTCCTCCACGACGCCGGAAAAGCAGGCCGGAAGAGAAGCCCCGAGAAACTCGACGGGTTTTCCGACTTCCTCCGATCGAACGACTTCCATCGGCTCGGTCCGGGATTCTACGCTTCGAGCACCGCTTCGGAAACCTCCCCGAGCCGGACCCGCGCTCGAAGCCTTTCGACGGCGACGTAAGCCGCGGGCACCACGAAAAGGGTCAGCACCGTCGAGAACAGCATCCCGCCGACCACGGCAATGCCGAGCGGAGCCCGAGCCTCCCCGCCCTCCCCTCGGCCCAGGGCCACCGGCAAGATGCCCACGATCGTCGAGGCCGCGGTCATCAGGATCGGCCGGAAGCGGGCTCGACTCGCCTCGAAGGTGGCCTCGAGCACGTCTTTGCCGCGCTCGCGAAGCTGGTTGGCGAACTCGACGATGAGGATCGAGTTCTTCGTGACGAGCCCCACGAGCATGACGAGACCGATTTCGCTGAAAAGGTTCAGCGTGCTCCCGCCGAGCCCGAGGAGCAGCAGCGCCCCGGTGAACGAGAAGGCGACGGCGACGAGGATCACCAGAGGGTGGACGAAGCTCTCGAACTGCGCGGCCAGAACGAGGTAGACGATCGCCACGGCGAGCACGTACGCGAAAAGGAGCGCGTGCCCGGACTCGTAGTAGCGTTCCGAAGCTCCGGAGAAGGCGAGGCGGTATCCTTCTCCCACGGGCAGGACCTCTTCGGCCACCCGCCGGACGTTCTCGAGAGCCGTGCCCAGGGCCGCCCCCGAGGCCAGATTGGCGGAGACCGTGGCCGAGCGGAGGCGGTCGAAGTGCGGGATGGCGCGGGGCCCCACCGTCTCTTCCACCCGCACGACCGAGGCGAGCGGAACGAGCTGCCGGTCCCGGC
This Candidatus Binatia bacterium DNA region includes the following protein-coding sequences:
- the infC gene encoding translation initiation factor IF-3 encodes the protein MGFRRRRFGFVPPPQDTHRVNRRIRASQVRLVGPDGKQIGIVSLEEALRQAEAAQLDLVEVAPNAKPPVCRLLDYGKFKYQEHKKEVEARKKQSVTSVKELRLGYRTDTHDLERQIQKAREFLEQGDRVKFSLRFRGRELAYQDLGREKLLAVCEALKDIAQVDGTPKMEGRMMGVVLAPLKKKGAAKPKQAEPAAESAPGEARPSGPGG
- the purN gene encoding phosphoribosylglycinamide formyltransferase, with amino-acid sequence MAGSEAVRLAVLLSGSGTTLQNFLDRIRAGRLAARVVVVVSSREDAYGIERARAAGIPVRVVPRKRYAGVDEFNDALHAELARFEFDLVLLAGFLSPFQLRRRYEGRVLNVHPALVPAFSGKGFYGDRVHRAVLEAGVRVTGCTVHFADEEYDHGPIVFQGTVPVLEDDTPETLAARVRLLEQELYPEAVRLWAEGRLEIRGRKVKVLPPRA
- a CDS encoding 3-hydroxybutyryl-CoA dehydratase, encoding MKRGGRGARSSGIAREDRGKAVWLRLPERLSEADAQRLSDEAEELRFRPELCVVVLMPSARDFCLGIEESERRFVDCVRAVASLPQPVLAVLRGRTAARGCELALACDLRVASADARFFFPGPGDAGGLGFGAIQRLVRLVGPSRALGMMLRERPVGAAEALRAGLVSRVCRASALRGEVRRLVSELSAKAPLALRLAKEAVYRGLELTLEQGLRLEDDLYVLLQTTRDRKEGIRSFMSGRRPRFVGA
- a CDS encoding AMP-dependent ligase, coding for MNTSNFVSIPAQMFPDQEILVSGSVRLTYGKLWERIRRTANALRELGVGRGDTVAVLQTNSHQYVEAYFATAALGGVFLPLNYRAKPPELRYMIEAARTAVLLVGARYLPVVRSLREQISGVRKIVCLESPEGEFPGLEDMVAAASPEFTEVDVEDEETTVLMYTSGTTAMPKAVLLTYGDFTVYVCNNVELADGTPRGTALLCVPLYHIAGMTNVMTTLFTGRRLVLLPQFEPKSWLDAVTRFRVTHAFVVPTMLKQILGHPEFDRADLRSLEVLSYGGAPMPLPVIREAIERFPKTVGFVNAFGQTETTSTLTLLGPEDHRLEGTPEEIERKLRRLSSIGRPLPDVEVRIVDEEGKEVPPGTVGELWVRTPRVMKGYAGADSPLREGGWLPTRDMAWVDDEGYLYLAGRKDDIIIRGGENIAPAEVEAVLGSHPAVDEAAVVGVPDVEWGQKVVAFVVPKPGARVTPEELQEFCRARLASFKKPELVFLVPELPKSPLGKLLRRELRALAERNAAGR
- a CDS encoding glycine cleavage system protein T translates to MEVVRSEEVGKPVEFLGASLPACFSGVVEEWRAVREGVGVFPASFRRWVRVYGADREAFLQGMVTNDVRGLVRGRGLPAAILTVQGKVVTDLRIYAGEDSFLLDFPASGAGRGRETLERHVVADDVELEEVEGALLGLEGRELPRFLEALGFELPGSLVLGSGRIAGYPAEWVTASLSGEPGLLLRVEDRGLWDVLCEKGAVPVGALALDVLRLEAGVPLLGRDMDETTLLMEVGLEDAVSFRKGCYVGQEVVERIAARGHVNRLRVLFVFDGEPVPPRTPLACGGKEVGFVTSSAFSPLVKSTLGMGYVRREFAAPGTELDLEGRKATVVPPPFRKTTTEGRKDDADATR